A single genomic interval of Tursiops truncatus isolate mTurTru1 chromosome 1, mTurTru1.mat.Y, whole genome shotgun sequence harbors:
- the LOC101318487 gene encoding calmodulin-binding transcription activator 1 isoform X1, translated as MSILERLEQMERRMAEMTGSQQHKQGSGGGSSGGGSGSGNGGSQAQCASGPGTLGSCFESRVVVVCEKMMSRACWAKSKHLIHSKTFRGMTLLHLAAAQGYATLIQTLIKWRTKHADSIDLELEVDPLNVDHFSCTPLMWACALGHLEAAVVLYKWDRRAISIPDSLGRLPLGIARSRGHVKLAECLEHLQRDEQAQLGQNPRIHCPASEEPSAESWMTQWHSETIHSPEIPKGVTVIASTNPELRRPRSEPSNYYSSESHKDYPAPKKHKLNPEYFQARQEKLLSTALSLEQPNIRKQSPSSKQSVPETISPSEGVRDYSREISPPTPETAGFQASGSQPVVKWNSKDLYIGVSTVQVTGNPKGTSVGKDATPSQVRPREPMSVLMMANREVVNTELGSYRDSAESEECSQPMDDIQVNMMTLAEHIIEATPERIKQENFVPTESPALERTDAATISSTMSWLAGYLADADHLPNAAQIRSAYNEPLTPSSNTSLSPVGSPVSEIAFEKPSLPSAADWSEFLSASTSEKVENEFAQLTLSDHEQRELYEAARLVQTAFRKYKGRPLREQQEVAAAVIQRCYRKYKQYALYKKMTQAAILIQSKFRSYYEQKKFQQSRRAAVLIQKFYRSYKKCGRRRQARRTAVIVQQKLRSSLLTKKQDQAARKIMRFLRRCRHRVKELKKAKELEDIQQHPLAM; from the exons ATGTCCATCCTTGAGCGACTGGAGCAGATGGAAAGGAGGATGGCTGAGATGACCGGGTCCCAGCAGCACAAGCAGGGGAGCGGAGGAGGGAGCAGCGGAGGGGGCAGCGGTAGTGGGAACGGAGGAAGCCAAGCTCAG TGCGCGTCTGGCCCCGGGACCCTGGGGAGCTGCTTTGAGAGCCGCGTGGTTGTCGTGTGCGAGAAGATGATGAGCCGGGCCTGCTGGGCAAAGTCCAAGCATCTGATCCACTCAAAGACTTTCCGTGGAATGACCCTCCTCCACCTGGCCGCAGCCCAGGGTTACGCCACCCTCATCCAGACCCTGATCAAATGGCG CACAAAGCATGCAGATAGCATTGATTTGGAACTGGAGGTTGACCCCTTGAATGTGGACCACTTCTCCTGTACTCCTCTG aTGTGGGCATGTGCTCTCGGGCACTTAGAAGCAGCTGTCGTGCTGTACAAGTGGGACCGTCGGGCTATCTCTATTCCGGACTCTCTAGGAAGGCTGCCTTTGGGAATTGCCAGGTCAAGGGGTCATGTGAAATTAGCAGAGTGTCTGGAGCACCTGCAGagggacgagcaggctcagcttGGCCAGAACCCCAGAATCCACTGTCCTGCAAGTGAGGAACCCAGTGCAGAGAGCTGGATGACCCAGTGGCACAGCGAAACAATCCACTCCCCAGAAATACCCAAAGGAGTCACCGTCATTGCAAGTACCAATCCAg AGCTGAGAAGACCTCGGTCTGAACCCTCTAATTACTACAGCAGTGAGAGCCACAAAGATTATCCAGCTCCCAAAAAGCATAAATTGAACCCTGAGTACTTCCAGGCAAGGCAGGAGAAGCTGCTTTCCACTGCACTGAGTCTGGAACAGCCAAATATCAGGAAGCAGAGCCCTAGTTCTAAGCAGTCTGTCCCCGAGACAATCAGCCCCAGTGAAGGAGTGAGGGACTACAGCCGGGAAATCTCCCCTCCCACTCCAGAGACTGCAGGATTCCAAGCCTCTGGATCTCAGCCGGTAGTAAAGTGGAATTCCAAAGATCTTTACATTGGTGTGTCTACAGTACAGGTGACTGGAAATCCGAAGGGGACCAGTGTAGGAAAGGATGCAACACCTTCACAGGTGCGTCCACGGGAACCAATGAGTGTCCTGATGATGGCTAACAGAGAGGTGGTGAACACAGAGCTGGGGTCCTACCGTGATAGTGCAGAAAGTGAGGAGTGCTCACAACCCATGGATGACATACAG GTGAACATGATGACCTTGGCAGAGCACATCATCGAAGCCACCCCTGAGCGGATCAAGCAGGAGAACTTTGTGCCCACCGAGTCCCCGGCATTGGAGAGGACAGACGCGGCCACCATCAGCAGTACGATGAGCTGGCTGGCCGGTTACCTAGCTGACGCGGACCATCTGCCAAACGCCGCCCAGATCAG AAGTGCATATAACGAGCCTCTAACCCCTTCTTCTAATACCAGCCTGAGCCCTGTAGGCTCACCAGTCAGTGAAATAGCTTTCGAGAAACCCAGCCTTCCCTCCGCCGCAGACTGGTCTGAATTCCTGAGTGCGTCTACCAGTGAGAAGGTGGAGAATGAATTTGCTCAGCTGACTCTGTCTGATCACGAACAGAGAGAACTCTATGAAGCGGCCAGGCTTGTCCAGACAGCTTTCCGGAAGTACAAG GGCCGACCCTTGCGGGAGCAGCAGGAAGTGGCAGCAGCTGTCATTCAGCGttgttacagaaaatataaacag TATGCACTTTATAAAAAGATGACACAGGCTGCCATCCTGATCCAGAGCAAATTCCGAAGTTACTACgaacaaaaaaaatttcagcAGAGCCGGCGTGCTGCTGTGCTGATCCAGAAGTTTTACCGGAGTTATAAAAAGTGTGGCAGGAGACGGCAGGCTCGGCGGACGGCAGTCATCGTACAGCAGAAGCTCAG GAGCAGTTTGCTAACCAAAAAGCAGGACCAGGCTGCTCGAAAAATAATGAGGTTTCTACGCCGCTGTCGCCACAG AGTGAAAGAATTGAAAAAGGCCAAGGAACTTGAAGACATACAGCAGCATCCCTTAGCAATGTGA
- the LOC101318487 gene encoding calmodulin-binding transcription activator 1 isoform X4 has protein sequence MSILERLEQMERRMAEMTGSQQHKQGSGGGSSGGGSGSGNGGSQAQCASGPGTLGSCFESRVVVVCEKMMSRACWAKSKHLIHSKTFRGMTLLHLAAAQGYATLIQTLIKWRTKHADSIDLELEVDPLNVDHFSCTPLMWACALGHLEAAVVLYKWDRRAISIPDSLGRLPLGIARSRGHVKLAECLEHLQRDEQAQLGQNPRIHCPASEEPSAESWMTQWHSETIHSPEIPKGVTVIASTNPVQVTGNPKGTSVGKDATPSQVRPREPMSVLMMANREVVNTELGSYRDSAESEECSQPMDDIQVNMMTLAEHIIEATPERIKQENFVPTESPALERTDAATISSTMSWLAGYLADADHLPNAAQIRSAYNEPLTPSSNTSLSPVGSPVSEIAFEKPSLPSAADWSEFLSASTSEKVENEFAQLTLSDHEQRELYEAARLVQTAFRKYKGRPLREQQEVAAAVIQRCYRKYKQYALYKKMTQAAILIQSKFRSYYEQKKFQQSRRAAVLIQKFYRSYKKCGRRRQARRTAVIVQQKLRSSLLTKKQDQAARKIMRFLRRCRHRVKELKKAKELEDIQQHPLAM, from the exons ATGTCCATCCTTGAGCGACTGGAGCAGATGGAAAGGAGGATGGCTGAGATGACCGGGTCCCAGCAGCACAAGCAGGGGAGCGGAGGAGGGAGCAGCGGAGGGGGCAGCGGTAGTGGGAACGGAGGAAGCCAAGCTCAG TGCGCGTCTGGCCCCGGGACCCTGGGGAGCTGCTTTGAGAGCCGCGTGGTTGTCGTGTGCGAGAAGATGATGAGCCGGGCCTGCTGGGCAAAGTCCAAGCATCTGATCCACTCAAAGACTTTCCGTGGAATGACCCTCCTCCACCTGGCCGCAGCCCAGGGTTACGCCACCCTCATCCAGACCCTGATCAAATGGCG CACAAAGCATGCAGATAGCATTGATTTGGAACTGGAGGTTGACCCCTTGAATGTGGACCACTTCTCCTGTACTCCTCTG aTGTGGGCATGTGCTCTCGGGCACTTAGAAGCAGCTGTCGTGCTGTACAAGTGGGACCGTCGGGCTATCTCTATTCCGGACTCTCTAGGAAGGCTGCCTTTGGGAATTGCCAGGTCAAGGGGTCATGTGAAATTAGCAGAGTGTCTGGAGCACCTGCAGagggacgagcaggctcagcttGGCCAGAACCCCAGAATCCACTGTCCTGCAAGTGAGGAACCCAGTGCAGAGAGCTGGATGACCCAGTGGCACAGCGAAACAATCCACTCCCCAGAAATACCCAAAGGAGTCACCGTCATTGCAAGTACCAATCCAg TACAGGTGACTGGAAATCCGAAGGGGACCAGTGTAGGAAAGGATGCAACACCTTCACAGGTGCGTCCACGGGAACCAATGAGTGTCCTGATGATGGCTAACAGAGAGGTGGTGAACACAGAGCTGGGGTCCTACCGTGATAGTGCAGAAAGTGAGGAGTGCTCACAACCCATGGATGACATACAG GTGAACATGATGACCTTGGCAGAGCACATCATCGAAGCCACCCCTGAGCGGATCAAGCAGGAGAACTTTGTGCCCACCGAGTCCCCGGCATTGGAGAGGACAGACGCGGCCACCATCAGCAGTACGATGAGCTGGCTGGCCGGTTACCTAGCTGACGCGGACCATCTGCCAAACGCCGCCCAGATCAG AAGTGCATATAACGAGCCTCTAACCCCTTCTTCTAATACCAGCCTGAGCCCTGTAGGCTCACCAGTCAGTGAAATAGCTTTCGAGAAACCCAGCCTTCCCTCCGCCGCAGACTGGTCTGAATTCCTGAGTGCGTCTACCAGTGAGAAGGTGGAGAATGAATTTGCTCAGCTGACTCTGTCTGATCACGAACAGAGAGAACTCTATGAAGCGGCCAGGCTTGTCCAGACAGCTTTCCGGAAGTACAAG GGCCGACCCTTGCGGGAGCAGCAGGAAGTGGCAGCAGCTGTCATTCAGCGttgttacagaaaatataaacag TATGCACTTTATAAAAAGATGACACAGGCTGCCATCCTGATCCAGAGCAAATTCCGAAGTTACTACgaacaaaaaaaatttcagcAGAGCCGGCGTGCTGCTGTGCTGATCCAGAAGTTTTACCGGAGTTATAAAAAGTGTGGCAGGAGACGGCAGGCTCGGCGGACGGCAGTCATCGTACAGCAGAAGCTCAG GAGCAGTTTGCTAACCAAAAAGCAGGACCAGGCTGCTCGAAAAATAATGAGGTTTCTACGCCGCTGTCGCCACAG AGTGAAAGAATTGAAAAAGGCCAAGGAACTTGAAGACATACAGCAGCATCCCTTAGCAATGTGA
- the LOC101318487 gene encoding calmodulin-binding transcription activator 1 isoform X2 encodes MSILERLEQMERRMAEMTGSQQHKQGSGGGSSGGGSGSGNGGSQAQCASGPGTLGSCFESRVVVVCEKMMSRACWAKSKHLIHSKTFRGMTLLHLAAAQGYATLIQTLIKWRTKHADSIDLELEVDPLNVDHFSCTPLMWACALGHLEAAVVLYKWDRRAISIPDSLGRLPLGIARSRGHVKLAECLEHLQRDEQAQLGQNPRIHCPASEEPSAESWMTQWHSETIHSPEIPKGVTVIASTNPELRRPRSEPSNYYSSESHKDYPAPKKHKLNPEYFQARQEKLLSTALSLEQPNIRKQSPSSKQSVPETISPSEGVRDYSREISPPTPETAGFQASGSQPVVKWNSKDLYIGVSTVQVTGNPKGTSVGKDATPSQVRPREPMSVLMMANREVVNTELGSYRDSAESEECSQPMDDIQVNMMTLAEHIIEATPERIKQENFVPTESPALERTDAATISSTMSWLAGYLADADHLPNAAQIRSAYNEPLTPSSNTSLSPVGSPVSEIAFEKPSLPSAADWSEFLSASTSEKVENEFAQLTLSDHEQRELYEAARLVQTAFRKYKGRPLREQQEVAAAVIQRCYRKYKQYALYKKMTQAAILIQSKFRSYYEQKKFQQSRRAAVLIQKFYRSYKKCGRRRQARRTAVIVQQKLRSSLLTKKQDQAARKIMRFLRRCRHRPRLTNG; translated from the exons ATGTCCATCCTTGAGCGACTGGAGCAGATGGAAAGGAGGATGGCTGAGATGACCGGGTCCCAGCAGCACAAGCAGGGGAGCGGAGGAGGGAGCAGCGGAGGGGGCAGCGGTAGTGGGAACGGAGGAAGCCAAGCTCAG TGCGCGTCTGGCCCCGGGACCCTGGGGAGCTGCTTTGAGAGCCGCGTGGTTGTCGTGTGCGAGAAGATGATGAGCCGGGCCTGCTGGGCAAAGTCCAAGCATCTGATCCACTCAAAGACTTTCCGTGGAATGACCCTCCTCCACCTGGCCGCAGCCCAGGGTTACGCCACCCTCATCCAGACCCTGATCAAATGGCG CACAAAGCATGCAGATAGCATTGATTTGGAACTGGAGGTTGACCCCTTGAATGTGGACCACTTCTCCTGTACTCCTCTG aTGTGGGCATGTGCTCTCGGGCACTTAGAAGCAGCTGTCGTGCTGTACAAGTGGGACCGTCGGGCTATCTCTATTCCGGACTCTCTAGGAAGGCTGCCTTTGGGAATTGCCAGGTCAAGGGGTCATGTGAAATTAGCAGAGTGTCTGGAGCACCTGCAGagggacgagcaggctcagcttGGCCAGAACCCCAGAATCCACTGTCCTGCAAGTGAGGAACCCAGTGCAGAGAGCTGGATGACCCAGTGGCACAGCGAAACAATCCACTCCCCAGAAATACCCAAAGGAGTCACCGTCATTGCAAGTACCAATCCAg AGCTGAGAAGACCTCGGTCTGAACCCTCTAATTACTACAGCAGTGAGAGCCACAAAGATTATCCAGCTCCCAAAAAGCATAAATTGAACCCTGAGTACTTCCAGGCAAGGCAGGAGAAGCTGCTTTCCACTGCACTGAGTCTGGAACAGCCAAATATCAGGAAGCAGAGCCCTAGTTCTAAGCAGTCTGTCCCCGAGACAATCAGCCCCAGTGAAGGAGTGAGGGACTACAGCCGGGAAATCTCCCCTCCCACTCCAGAGACTGCAGGATTCCAAGCCTCTGGATCTCAGCCGGTAGTAAAGTGGAATTCCAAAGATCTTTACATTGGTGTGTCTACAGTACAGGTGACTGGAAATCCGAAGGGGACCAGTGTAGGAAAGGATGCAACACCTTCACAGGTGCGTCCACGGGAACCAATGAGTGTCCTGATGATGGCTAACAGAGAGGTGGTGAACACAGAGCTGGGGTCCTACCGTGATAGTGCAGAAAGTGAGGAGTGCTCACAACCCATGGATGACATACAG GTGAACATGATGACCTTGGCAGAGCACATCATCGAAGCCACCCCTGAGCGGATCAAGCAGGAGAACTTTGTGCCCACCGAGTCCCCGGCATTGGAGAGGACAGACGCGGCCACCATCAGCAGTACGATGAGCTGGCTGGCCGGTTACCTAGCTGACGCGGACCATCTGCCAAACGCCGCCCAGATCAG AAGTGCATATAACGAGCCTCTAACCCCTTCTTCTAATACCAGCCTGAGCCCTGTAGGCTCACCAGTCAGTGAAATAGCTTTCGAGAAACCCAGCCTTCCCTCCGCCGCAGACTGGTCTGAATTCCTGAGTGCGTCTACCAGTGAGAAGGTGGAGAATGAATTTGCTCAGCTGACTCTGTCTGATCACGAACAGAGAGAACTCTATGAAGCGGCCAGGCTTGTCCAGACAGCTTTCCGGAAGTACAAG GGCCGACCCTTGCGGGAGCAGCAGGAAGTGGCAGCAGCTGTCATTCAGCGttgttacagaaaatataaacag TATGCACTTTATAAAAAGATGACACAGGCTGCCATCCTGATCCAGAGCAAATTCCGAAGTTACTACgaacaaaaaaaatttcagcAGAGCCGGCGTGCTGCTGTGCTGATCCAGAAGTTTTACCGGAGTTATAAAAAGTGTGGCAGGAGACGGCAGGCTCGGCGGACGGCAGTCATCGTACAGCAGAAGCTCAG GAGCAGTTTGCTAACCAAAAAGCAGGACCAGGCTGCTCGAAAAATAATGAGGTTTCTACGCCGCTGTCGCCACAG ACCGCGGTTGACCAATGGGTAG
- the LOC101318487 gene encoding calmodulin-binding transcription activator 1 isoform X3, whose product MSILERLEQMERRMAEMTGSQQHKQGSGGGSSGGGSGSGNGGSQAQCASGPGTLGSCFESRVVVVCEKMMSRACWAKSKHLIHSKTFRGMTLLHLAAAQGYATLIQTLIKWRTKHADSIDLELEVDPLNVDHFSCTPLMWACALGHLEAAVVLYKWDRRAISIPDSLGRLPLGIARSRGHVKLAECLEHLQRDEQAQLGQNPRIHCPASEEPSAESWMTQWHSETIHSPEIPKGVTVIASTNPELRRPRSEPSNYYSSESHKDYPAPKKHKLNPEYFQARQEKLLSTALSLEQPNIRKQSPSSKQSVPETISPSEGVRDYSREISPPTPETAGFQASGSQPVVKWNSKDLYIGVSTVQVTGNPKGTSVGKDATPSQVRPREPMSVLMMANREVVNTELGSYRDSAESEECSQPMDDIQVNMMTLAEHIIEATPERIKQENFVPTESPALERTDAATISSTMSWLAGYLADADHLPNAAQISLSPVGSPVSEIAFEKPSLPSAADWSEFLSASTSEKVENEFAQLTLSDHEQRELYEAARLVQTAFRKYKGRPLREQQEVAAAVIQRCYRKYKQYALYKKMTQAAILIQSKFRSYYEQKKFQQSRRAAVLIQKFYRSYKKCGRRRQARRTAVIVQQKLRSSLLTKKQDQAARKIMRFLRRCRHRVKELKKAKELEDIQQHPLAM is encoded by the exons ATGTCCATCCTTGAGCGACTGGAGCAGATGGAAAGGAGGATGGCTGAGATGACCGGGTCCCAGCAGCACAAGCAGGGGAGCGGAGGAGGGAGCAGCGGAGGGGGCAGCGGTAGTGGGAACGGAGGAAGCCAAGCTCAG TGCGCGTCTGGCCCCGGGACCCTGGGGAGCTGCTTTGAGAGCCGCGTGGTTGTCGTGTGCGAGAAGATGATGAGCCGGGCCTGCTGGGCAAAGTCCAAGCATCTGATCCACTCAAAGACTTTCCGTGGAATGACCCTCCTCCACCTGGCCGCAGCCCAGGGTTACGCCACCCTCATCCAGACCCTGATCAAATGGCG CACAAAGCATGCAGATAGCATTGATTTGGAACTGGAGGTTGACCCCTTGAATGTGGACCACTTCTCCTGTACTCCTCTG aTGTGGGCATGTGCTCTCGGGCACTTAGAAGCAGCTGTCGTGCTGTACAAGTGGGACCGTCGGGCTATCTCTATTCCGGACTCTCTAGGAAGGCTGCCTTTGGGAATTGCCAGGTCAAGGGGTCATGTGAAATTAGCAGAGTGTCTGGAGCACCTGCAGagggacgagcaggctcagcttGGCCAGAACCCCAGAATCCACTGTCCTGCAAGTGAGGAACCCAGTGCAGAGAGCTGGATGACCCAGTGGCACAGCGAAACAATCCACTCCCCAGAAATACCCAAAGGAGTCACCGTCATTGCAAGTACCAATCCAg AGCTGAGAAGACCTCGGTCTGAACCCTCTAATTACTACAGCAGTGAGAGCCACAAAGATTATCCAGCTCCCAAAAAGCATAAATTGAACCCTGAGTACTTCCAGGCAAGGCAGGAGAAGCTGCTTTCCACTGCACTGAGTCTGGAACAGCCAAATATCAGGAAGCAGAGCCCTAGTTCTAAGCAGTCTGTCCCCGAGACAATCAGCCCCAGTGAAGGAGTGAGGGACTACAGCCGGGAAATCTCCCCTCCCACTCCAGAGACTGCAGGATTCCAAGCCTCTGGATCTCAGCCGGTAGTAAAGTGGAATTCCAAAGATCTTTACATTGGTGTGTCTACAGTACAGGTGACTGGAAATCCGAAGGGGACCAGTGTAGGAAAGGATGCAACACCTTCACAGGTGCGTCCACGGGAACCAATGAGTGTCCTGATGATGGCTAACAGAGAGGTGGTGAACACAGAGCTGGGGTCCTACCGTGATAGTGCAGAAAGTGAGGAGTGCTCACAACCCATGGATGACATACAG GTGAACATGATGACCTTGGCAGAGCACATCATCGAAGCCACCCCTGAGCGGATCAAGCAGGAGAACTTTGTGCCCACCGAGTCCCCGGCATTGGAGAGGACAGACGCGGCCACCATCAGCAGTACGATGAGCTGGCTGGCCGGTTACCTAGCTGACGCGGACCATCTGCCAAACGCCGCCCAGATCAG CCTGAGCCCTGTAGGCTCACCAGTCAGTGAAATAGCTTTCGAGAAACCCAGCCTTCCCTCCGCCGCAGACTGGTCTGAATTCCTGAGTGCGTCTACCAGTGAGAAGGTGGAGAATGAATTTGCTCAGCTGACTCTGTCTGATCACGAACAGAGAGAACTCTATGAAGCGGCCAGGCTTGTCCAGACAGCTTTCCGGAAGTACAAG GGCCGACCCTTGCGGGAGCAGCAGGAAGTGGCAGCAGCTGTCATTCAGCGttgttacagaaaatataaacag TATGCACTTTATAAAAAGATGACACAGGCTGCCATCCTGATCCAGAGCAAATTCCGAAGTTACTACgaacaaaaaaaatttcagcAGAGCCGGCGTGCTGCTGTGCTGATCCAGAAGTTTTACCGGAGTTATAAAAAGTGTGGCAGGAGACGGCAGGCTCGGCGGACGGCAGTCATCGTACAGCAGAAGCTCAG GAGCAGTTTGCTAACCAAAAAGCAGGACCAGGCTGCTCGAAAAATAATGAGGTTTCTACGCCGCTGTCGCCACAG AGTGAAAGAATTGAAAAAGGCCAAGGAACTTGAAGACATACAGCAGCATCCCTTAGCAATGTGA